Proteins co-encoded in one Syntrophorhabdaceae bacterium genomic window:
- a CDS encoding (2Fe-2S)-binding protein: MATKNTHQKRKKTQELRPISLTINGRPFELAQGSRLGEVEAFHTLSHTLRETLGLTGTKISCDNGACGACTVIMQGKPVLSCKILTVECDGKSITTIEGLRNQETGELDPLQQAFIDYTAFQCGFCTPGIIMTARALLNENPYPTEDEIKEALSGNFCRCISQYQVIKAVKSVSDDALAVSRGGYQPAGGK, encoded by the coding sequence ATGGCAACGAAAAATACGCATCAAAAGAGGAAGAAGACACAAGAGTTAAGACCCATTAGCCTCACCATAAACGGTCGGCCTTTTGAGCTGGCTCAGGGTTCGAGATTAGGCGAGGTAGAGGCCTTTCACACCCTCTCTCACACATTAAGGGAAACTCTCGGTCTCACGGGTACTAAGATCTCCTGCGATAACGGCGCCTGTGGGGCCTGTACGGTGATTATGCAAGGCAAGCCCGTTCTTTCGTGCAAAATCCTCACCGTAGAATGCGACGGCAAATCCATAACCACTATTGAAGGCTTAAGAAACCAGGAAACAGGAGAACTCGATCCTCTTCAGCAGGCGTTTATTGACTATACGGCCTTCCAGTGCGGATTCTGCACGCCGGGTATAATCATGACCGCCAGGGCTCTGCTTAACGAAAATCCGTATCCCACAGAAGACGAAATAAAAGAGGCCCTTTCGGGTAATTTCTGCCGATGCATCAGCCAGTACCAGGTTATCAAGGCGGTTAAATCGGTCTCTGACGATGCTCTGGCGGTCTCACGGGGCGGATACCAGCCCGCAGGAGGGAAATAG